A part of Roseofilum capinflatum BLCC-M114 genomic DNA contains:
- the atpH gene encoding ATP synthase F1 subunit delta: protein MKNSSIVGSIVEPYAAALMSIAQSHDLTEKFGEDVRTILEMWESSEQLRSVLSNPLVNPEVKKGVLRQITQDRTDSYVQRFVFLLVDRGRIQFLDGVCQTYLSLLRKINQTVLAEITSAVELTEDEQRAIAERTQEMTNARHVELQTRIDPDLIGGVIIQVGSQVIDASLRGQLRRIGLALA, encoded by the coding sequence ATGAAAAACAGTTCAATTGTTGGTTCAATCGTAGAACCCTATGCGGCAGCTCTGATGTCTATCGCCCAAAGTCATGACCTGACGGAAAAGTTTGGTGAAGATGTCCGCACGATCCTAGAAATGTGGGAAAGCAGCGAACAACTGCGTTCAGTTCTGAGCAATCCCCTGGTTAATCCAGAAGTGAAGAAAGGGGTTCTCAGACAAATCACTCAAGACCGAACGGACTCCTATGTTCAACGGTTTGTATTCCTACTGGTCGATCGCGGACGCATCCAATTTTTAGATGGAGTTTGCCAAACCTATCTGTCCCTATTACGGAAAATCAATCAAACGGTTTTGGCCGAGATTACTTCAGCCGTAGAACTGACGGAAGACGAACAGAGGGCGATCGCCGAACGCACTCAAGAGATGACTAACGCGAGGCATGTGGAACTCCAAACTCGCATCGATCCAGACCTAATTGGTGGCGTGATTATCCAAGTGGGATCGCAAGTGATTGATGCCAGTCTGCGAGGACAACTGCGGCGCATTGGTCTAGCCCTGGCGTAG
- the atpE gene encoding ATP synthase F0 subunit C encodes MDSLIAAASVIAAALAVGLAAIGPGIGQGNAAGQAVEGIARQPEAEGKIRGTLLLSLAFMEALTIYGLVVSLVLLFANPFS; translated from the coding sequence ATGGATTCATTAATTGCTGCTGCTTCCGTTATCGCTGCTGCCCTAGCTGTTGGTTTAGCCGCGATCGGCCCTGGAATTGGACAAGGAAACGCTGCCGGTCAAGCCGTAGAAGGAATTGCCCGCCAACCCGAAGCTGAAGGAAAAATCCGAGGCACTCTCCTGCTGAGTTTGGCATTCATGGAAGCGTTAACCATCTACGGTTTGGTGGTTTCCCTGGTACTTTTATTTGCCAACCCCTTCTCGTAA
- a CDS encoding F0F1 ATP synthase subunit B: protein MGNFWLLATEATEHGFGLNFDVLETNLVNLVIIIGVLVYFGRSAVGKTLADRRKEIENAIKDAEERQQKAASALKEQEQNLAQAQAQAEKIRQQAVERAASAKAAILAKSDEDIQRLKDTAAQDLEAEQSRVIAELRQRVVALAMQRVESQIRDELNDDLQHQLIGRCIARVGGNG from the coding sequence ATGGGTAATTTTTGGTTGCTGGCAACAGAAGCAACAGAACATGGGTTCGGACTCAATTTTGATGTACTTGAGACGAACCTTGTTAACCTCGTCATTATTATCGGAGTGCTGGTGTACTTCGGTCGCTCTGCGGTAGGTAAAACCCTAGCGGATCGGCGCAAAGAAATCGAAAACGCCATTAAAGATGCCGAAGAGCGACAACAAAAAGCGGCATCTGCGCTCAAAGAACAAGAACAAAATCTCGCTCAAGCTCAAGCTCAAGCTGAAAAAATCCGTCAACAGGCGGTGGAGCGAGCAGCATCGGCCAAAGCAGCCATCTTGGCCAAATCGGATGAAGACATCCAAAGATTAAAAGACACAGCCGCCCAAGATCTAGAAGCTGAACAAAGTCGAGTGATTGCTGAACTCAGACAACGGGTTGTTGCCTTAGCGATGCAACGGGTTGAATCCCAAATCAGAGATGAATTAAACGACGATCTTCAGCATCAACTGATCGGACGGTGCATTGCTAGGGTAGGAGGAAACGGATGA
- the atpB gene encoding F0F1 ATP synthase subunit A: MLNFLDAYHSLPFAELEVGKHLYWEIGNLKVHGQVLITSWFVIGLLVIASVAATRNVQRVPSGMQNFMEYALEFIRDLAKNAMGEKEYRPWVPFVGTLFLFIFVSNWSGALVPWKIVHLPEGELAAPTSDINTTVALALLTSLAYFYAGIKKLGLGYFAHYVEPVPFMLPFKVIEDFTKPLSLSFRLFGNILADELVVGVLVLLVPLFIPLPVMALGVFLSAIQALIFATLAATYIGEALEDPHHGEEEHS, encoded by the coding sequence ATGCTTAACTTCCTGGACGCTTATCATAGCCTCCCGTTCGCCGAGCTTGAAGTCGGTAAGCATCTCTATTGGGAAATCGGTAATCTTAAAGTTCATGGGCAAGTCCTGATCACCTCCTGGTTCGTGATTGGACTGCTGGTGATTGCCTCGGTCGCCGCCACTCGAAACGTCCAAAGAGTACCCAGCGGAATGCAAAACTTCATGGAGTACGCCTTGGAATTTATTCGAGACCTGGCCAAAAATGCCATGGGTGAGAAAGAATATCGACCCTGGGTTCCCTTTGTCGGTACTTTATTTTTGTTCATCTTTGTGTCAAATTGGTCAGGGGCCTTAGTTCCTTGGAAAATCGTCCATTTGCCAGAAGGTGAACTAGCCGCACCAACCAGCGATATCAATACCACGGTCGCCCTAGCCCTTTTGACCTCCTTAGCGTATTTTTACGCCGGAATCAAAAAACTGGGCTTAGGATACTTCGCTCACTACGTTGAGCCAGTACCCTTCATGCTCCCCTTCAAGGTAATTGAAGACTTTACTAAGCCTCTTTCCCTGAGCTTCCGTCTATTTGGTAACATTCTGGCTGATGAATTGGTGGTTGGGGTATTAGTCTTACTGGTTCCCTTGTTTATTCCCTTGCCCGTAATGGCCCTGGGAGTATTCTTAAGTGCCATTCAAGCCCTAATCTTTGCCACCTTGGCCGCCACCTACATTGGGGAAGCTCTAGAAGATCCCCATCATGGCGAAGAAGAACATAGTTAG
- a CDS encoding F0F1 ATP synthase subunit B' — translation MIDWTILLAVEAVAEEGGGLFDLDGTLLVMAIQFLILAALLNQIFYKPLGNAIDERSNYIRSNVTEARERLAKAERLAKQYEEELASARKQSQAVIAEAQAEADKIAAQNMAQAQREAQAKREQAQQEIDRQKQETLGVLEGQVDQLSRQILDKLLQAS, via the coding sequence ATGATCGATTGGACAATACTTCTAGCAGTAGAAGCAGTAGCTGAGGAAGGGGGAGGTCTGTTTGACCTCGATGGCACGTTACTGGTAATGGCCATCCAATTCCTGATCTTAGCCGCCCTACTGAATCAAATTTTTTATAAACCTCTGGGTAATGCCATAGATGAACGGAGCAACTATATCCGTTCCAATGTAACCGAAGCTCGCGAACGTTTAGCTAAAGCCGAACGTTTAGCGAAACAGTACGAAGAAGAACTCGCATCTGCTCGCAAACAATCACAAGCGGTGATTGCCGAGGCTCAAGCTGAAGCGGATAAAATCGCCGCTCAGAACATGGCCCAGGCCCAGCGAGAAGCGCAAGCCAAACGCGAACAAGCCCAACAAGAAATCGATCGACAAAAACAGGAAACCCTAGGAGTCCTAGAAGGACAGGTAGACCAACTGAGTCGCCAAATCCTAGATAAACTCCTGCAAGCGAGTTGA